One Coleofasciculus chthonoplastes PCC 7420 genomic region harbors:
- a CDS encoding ABC-ATPase domain-containing protein: MSNREKLRQLLLQLDDKSYKAYKDIKGRYHFSDFTLIVDRVQGDPFASPSHVRVQLSQAVADFPKTLYQSRSREIALRDYLTRQFDLVAREFSSHRGTGNSGRIAIMSVGQSVIERTAAFVNDELVEVRFVVGLPARGRRISGRQAAEMLCEDIPEIVDQALKYESLDAVEIKQHVETIEDADWLRQQLAERDLVAFIADDAILPRRSGVDDRPLDKNALPFQSPETLRETFNCPNRGEVTGMGIPAGITLIVGGGYHGKSTVLRSLEVGVYNHIPGDGRELVVTQASAVKIRAEDGRSIASVDISPFINQLPQGRSTRQFSTANASGSTSQAANIIEALEANTQLLLVDEDTAATNFMIRDHRMQQLIAKDKEPITPFIDKIRQLYTDYGVSTIVVMGGSGDYFDVADTVIAMDNFQPYDVTEKARAIAKQYQTERIPEGGKEFGEIAPRIPLPESIDPSRGSRDVKLKVRDVDEVVFGKEEIDLAAVEQIVEKGQLRAIAEAIVYAKRHYINGRTTVAEVLNRMMADLESQGLDLLGNLPEGDLVLFRQFELAAALNRLRTLQVRDHH; encoded by the coding sequence ATGAGTAATCGCGAGAAACTACGCCAACTCCTACTCCAACTTGACGACAAGAGCTACAAAGCCTATAAGGATATCAAGGGACGTTATCACTTTTCGGATTTCACCTTAATTGTCGATCGCGTCCAAGGTGATCCCTTTGCCAGTCCCAGTCATGTTCGGGTGCAACTGTCCCAAGCGGTGGCGGATTTTCCCAAAACCCTTTACCAAAGTCGTAGTCGAGAAATCGCCTTACGGGATTACCTGACACGCCAGTTTGATTTAGTGGCGCGAGAATTCAGTTCCCATCGAGGAACCGGAAATAGTGGGCGGATTGCGATTATGTCCGTGGGACAATCAGTAATCGAACGCACGGCGGCTTTTGTTAATGATGAACTCGTCGAAGTGCGCTTTGTCGTCGGTTTACCTGCACGGGGACGACGTATTTCTGGGCGTCAGGCGGCGGAAATGTTGTGTGAGGATATTCCAGAGATTGTTGATCAAGCGCTGAAGTATGAGTCTCTAGATGCTGTAGAGATTAAACAGCATGTTGAAACCATCGAAGATGCAGACTGGCTGCGTCAACAGTTAGCCGAACGGGATTTAGTTGCCTTTATTGCCGATGATGCCATTCTACCCCGACGCAGTGGCGTGGATGATCGCCCATTAGACAAAAATGCCTTACCCTTCCAATCCCCAGAAACCTTGCGGGAAACCTTTAATTGTCCCAATCGGGGAGAGGTAACAGGGATGGGGATTCCAGCAGGAATTACCTTGATTGTCGGCGGTGGCTATCATGGCAAATCTACCGTCTTGCGATCGCTCGAGGTGGGGGTCTATAATCACATTCCGGGAGATGGACGGGAATTGGTGGTGACTCAAGCCTCAGCCGTAAAAATTCGGGCAGAAGATGGGCGTAGTATTGCCAGTGTCGATATTTCGCCGTTTATTAACCAACTACCTCAAGGTCGGTCTACTCGTCAATTTTCCACCGCCAATGCGAGTGGAAGTACCTCCCAGGCGGCGAATATTATTGAAGCGTTAGAAGCCAATACCCAGTTATTACTCGTGGATGAGGATACGGCGGCGACAAACTTTATGATTCGGGATCATCGGATGCAGCAGTTGATTGCCAAAGACAAGGAACCGATTACGCCGTTTATCGATAAGATACGCCAACTCTACACTGATTATGGAGTATCCACGATTGTAGTCATGGGGGGTAGTGGTGATTACTTCGATGTCGCCGATACCGTCATCGCCATGGATAACTTCCAACCCTACGATGTTACCGAAAAAGCCCGCGCGATCGCGAAACAGTATCAAACAGAACGGATTCCCGAAGGCGGAAAAGAGTTTGGCGAGATTGCGCCACGTATTCCCTTACCCGAAAGCATTGATCCCAGTCGCGGTTCACGAGACGTTAAGCTGAAAGTGCGCGATGTGGATGAAGTTGTCTTTGGCAAAGAGGAAATTGATTTAGCCGCCGTTGAACAGATTGTGGAGAAAGGGCAATTACGGGCAATTGCTGAAGCGATTGTTTATGCCAAACGGCACTATATTAATGGGCGAACTACAGTTGCCGAAGTGCTAAATCGGATGATGGCAGATCTGGAATCTCAGGGATTAGATTTGCTGGGAAATTTGCCAGAAGGAGACTTAGTATTATTCCGGCAATTTGAGTTAGCCGCCGCCTTAAATCGATTGCGAACATTACAGGTACGGGATCATCATTAA
- a CDS encoding Uma2 family endonuclease has product MSLSTSAKIIYPESDGQPLADNTIQFRLIVTIQGGIDALFLENPNVFVAGDLFWYPVEGEPWIRQAPDVMVVIGRPKGDRRSYKQWEEDNIPPQVVFEIASHSNTKAELEETKRYFYERYGVEEYYLFDPQPGILKGWQRDERLLQPIPRMSGWISPCLGIRFEVEEGNLQLYHPDGERFASFVEIIEQRRLEKRAREQAEREKIQEQQAREQAEREKVQEQQAREQAELAQQNAIPKLLEMGLTVEQIAEALSLPVETVRAIAGR; this is encoded by the coding sequence ATGTCCCTTTCTACTTCCGCGAAAATCATCTACCCCGAAAGTGACGGTCAACCTTTGGCAGACAATACAATCCAATTCCGCTTGATTGTCACCATTCAAGGTGGAATTGATGCCCTATTTCTTGAGAATCCTAATGTCTTTGTTGCTGGAGATTTATTTTGGTATCCAGTGGAAGGTGAACCGTGGATTAGACAAGCACCTGATGTCATGGTTGTCATCGGACGTCCCAAGGGTGATCGACGTTCCTATAAACAGTGGGAAGAAGACAATATTCCGCCGCAAGTCGTTTTCGAGATTGCCTCTCACAGTAATACGAAGGCAGAATTAGAGGAAACCAAGCGTTATTTTTACGAACGTTATGGTGTCGAGGAATATTACCTGTTTGATCCTCAGCCTGGAATTCTCAAAGGATGGCAACGAGATGAAAGACTCTTACAACCCATTCCGAGAATGTCGGGTTGGATTAGTCCCTGTTTGGGCATTCGATTTGAAGTAGAAGAGGGGAATTTACAGCTATACCATCCTGATGGGGAGCGATTTGCTTCCTTTGTGGAAATTATTGAACAGCGAAGGTTAGAAAAACGGGCAAGAGAACAAGCCGAACGGGAAAAAATACAAGAACAACAGGCACGAGAACAAGCTGAACGGGAAAAAGTACAAGAACAACAGGCACGAGAACAAGCGGAGTTGGCGCAACAAAATGCGATTCCAAAGTTATTGGAAATGGGTTTAACTGTAGAACAAATTGCTGAAGCGTTATCGTTACCCGTGGAGACTGTGCGGGCTATAGCTGGAAGGTAA
- a CDS encoding DUF6272 family protein, with translation MHKIFGEFQENLSDEQEFLILGFSPSSIPIQQRWRNNGLSADFVADYLTTFFPAIYEDPDPEGKRVEIKGAVSYIANELLENAMKFNDDNSSYPIKFGLHILDIASEITLVLLATNSVSQQSVHKFQSFIQELLESDLDELYIRQLEKSAEDETGGASGLGLLTMKNDYFAKLGWKFETVKQEPEVVTVTTMVQLKV, from the coding sequence ATGCATAAGATATTTGGAGAATTTCAAGAAAATCTGTCTGATGAACAAGAGTTTTTAATTCTTGGCTTCTCACCGAGTTCCATTCCCATTCAGCAACGCTGGCGCAACAATGGTTTATCGGCTGATTTTGTCGCTGATTACTTGACTACCTTTTTTCCCGCTATTTACGAAGATCCAGACCCTGAGGGGAAGCGAGTTGAAATAAAAGGAGCGGTGAGTTATATCGCTAATGAATTACTGGAAAATGCGATGAAGTTTAATGACGATAATTCATCCTATCCGATTAAATTTGGGTTACATATTTTAGATATTGCGAGCGAAATAACTTTAGTTTTATTGGCAACTAATAGTGTTTCTCAGCAATCGGTTCATAAGTTCCAATCTTTCATTCAGGAATTACTCGAATCCGATCTGGATGAACTCTATATCCGTCAGTTAGAAAAAAGTGCTGAAGATGAAACCGGGGGAGCTTCTGGACTGGGGTTATTAACCATGAAAAATGATTATTTTGCCAAGTTAGGTTGGAAATTTGAAACCGTTAAACAAGAACCCGAGGTGGTTACGGTAACAACGATGGTGCAACTGAAGGTATAA
- a CDS encoding slr1659 superfamily regulator produces the protein MEKQNVQGENYQVIGDPETSTVYFKGSLRLGGMKEYEPIIKILDEMIQQDPSLITLNLRELEFLNSSGISMLSKFVLNVRKKKTIQIEIKGSGKIPWQGKSLKNLQRLMPGLKLELE, from the coding sequence ATGGAAAAGCAAAACGTTCAGGGTGAAAATTACCAAGTAATCGGTGATCCAGAAACATCCACTGTATATTTTAAAGGGTCACTGCGACTGGGTGGAATGAAGGAGTACGAACCGATCATCAAAATCCTCGATGAGATGATTCAGCAAGACCCTTCCTTGATTACGTTAAACCTGCGAGAGCTAGAATTCCTCAATAGTTCAGGAATTAGCATGTTATCTAAATTTGTCTTGAATGTACGCAAAAAGAAGACGATCCAGATCGAAATTAAAGGCTCCGGTAAAATTCCTTGGCAAGGAAAATCGTTAAAGAATCTACAGCGATTAATGCCGGGATTAAAGTTGGAGTTGGAATAA
- a CDS encoding BamA/TamA family outer membrane protein, which produces MLYRAVAFSTLAVLVGSDLTQQAMATPDSPTTNPPSETRNYVVPTETAPETPSPRTVAAPEATPTPEFAQSVPTLNQSQRSNDLVVLATDVQVVGVSEELQQLVLKTIRTRPGGQTSQSQLDQDIQGILDTGFFAKASVTPRANSTGWEVVYQVEPVIARSLELSGNQVLTPDIADSIFNPQLGQPVSPASLRQGIQQLEQWYEDNGYILAQVLDVRSTPDGVITVEVAEGVVSDINFRFLDEEGEPTDGRTREDFINRELNLQPGQVFNVEVVRQDLQQLYQLGLFEQVDISLNGDARNVDVIYNLIERSARGVNAGAGYSNDSGVFGTLSYNDFNLGGVNQKLGLNIQFSRRDFQFDGNYGRPYRASNPEQPGYNVNTFRRRTVSQTFDDDVDLANGDDPREGQFGGGVSLSKPVNQEWDASVGVNYTRTSIRDSEGKINAVDEFGNRLSFSDNGIDDLVTVSAGVTRDKRDNPVNPTQGSLVHLSTEQSVPIGNGSILMNRLEANYSQYVPVDVFNGNSQEVLAFNVQGGTTIGDLPPYNAFNLGGQNSVRGYGTGDVGTGRSYVLASAEYRIPIFNPVGAVVFADFASDLGSSETVPGEPGVVRGKPGSGFGYGAGLRVNSPVGIIRADLGFNDQGDSRVQFGLGQRF; this is translated from the coding sequence ATGCTATATAGAGCTGTTGCCTTTTCCACTTTGGCTGTGCTGGTGGGTAGCGATTTAACTCAGCAAGCGATGGCGACTCCAGATTCCCCGACAACTAACCCACCATCGGAAACCCGAAACTATGTTGTACCCACAGAAACCGCCCCAGAAACACCTTCCCCTAGAACCGTCGCCGCTCCAGAAGCGACGCCAACCCCAGAATTTGCCCAATCTGTTCCCACCCTAAATCAATCTCAACGGTCTAACGATTTAGTTGTTCTCGCCACAGACGTGCAAGTCGTTGGTGTGTCTGAAGAATTGCAGCAGCTTGTCTTAAAAACGATTCGCACTCGTCCAGGGGGTCAAACCAGTCAAAGTCAATTGGATCAGGATATTCAAGGGATTTTAGATACAGGGTTCTTTGCCAAGGCCAGTGTCACGCCAAGGGCTAACTCCACTGGCTGGGAGGTTGTTTATCAGGTTGAACCGGTTATCGCGCGATCGCTAGAACTTTCCGGTAACCAGGTTCTTACCCCAGACATAGCTGATTCTATTTTTAATCCGCAATTGGGTCAACCCGTTAGTCCAGCTAGCCTACGTCAAGGGATACAACAGTTAGAACAATGGTATGAAGACAATGGCTATATCTTGGCACAGGTTTTAGACGTGCGATCGACACCCGATGGCGTGATTACGGTTGAAGTAGCCGAAGGCGTCGTCAGTGACATTAATTTCCGCTTCCTCGACGAAGAAGGCGAACCCACAGACGGACGAACTCGCGAGGATTTCATTAATCGCGAATTGAACCTACAACCCGGTCAAGTCTTTAATGTAGAGGTTGTCCGCCAAGACTTGCAACAGCTTTACCAATTGGGATTATTTGAGCAGGTAGACATTTCCCTGAATGGTGATGCGAGAAATGTCGATGTTATTTACAATCTGATTGAACGATCAGCTCGTGGGGTAAATGCTGGTGCTGGATATAGCAATGACAGTGGTGTTTTTGGCACTCTCAGCTATAACGACTTTAATCTTGGTGGTGTGAACCAGAAACTGGGATTGAATATACAGTTTAGCCGTCGTGATTTCCAGTTTGATGGCAACTATGGTAGACCCTATCGGGCTAGTAATCCAGAACAACCCGGATATAACGTGAATACGTTTCGGCGTCGTACTGTATCCCAAACATTCGATGATGATGTTGATCTCGCGAATGGGGATGATCCCCGTGAAGGACAGTTTGGCGGTGGTGTCAGCTTATCCAAACCCGTGAATCAGGAATGGGATGCGTCGGTAGGCGTCAACTATACCCGCACCAGTATCCGCGATAGTGAGGGCAAAATTAATGCAGTTGATGAATTCGGGAATCGTCTCTCCTTTAGCGATAACGGAATTGATGATTTAGTTACCGTTTCTGCTGGAGTGACGCGGGATAAACGAGACAATCCTGTCAATCCCACCCAAGGTTCTCTGGTGCATCTGAGTACGGAACAGTCTGTACCTATTGGTAATGGCAGTATTTTGATGAATCGCCTGGAGGCAAACTACTCTCAGTACGTTCCCGTTGATGTATTTAATGGCAATAGTCAAGAAGTCTTGGCATTTAACGTTCAGGGAGGAACCACGATTGGTGATTTACCCCCCTACAACGCCTTTAACCTCGGCGGTCAAAATTCGGTGCGAGGCTACGGTACAGGGGATGTCGGAACAGGGCGCAGTTATGTGTTAGCGTCGGCGGAGTATCGGATTCCCATCTTCAATCCAGTGGGTGCAGTTGTTTTTGCTGACTTTGCGTCGGATTTGGGTTCGAGTGAAACCGTACCGGGAGAACCGGGTGTGGTACGGGGTAAACCGGGAAGTGGGTTCGGTTACGGTGCGGGATTGCGCGTCAATTCCCCTGTGGGTATCATCCGCGCCGATTTAGGATTTAATGACCAAGGAGATAGCCGAGTCCAGTTTGGTTTGGGTCAACGATTTTAA
- a CDS encoding sodium:solute symporter family protein, whose translation MQQVDWLIVLLYLIGSMGLGLYLSRKASGSLVDFFVSGRSLPWWLAGTSMAATTFSIDTPLYIAGVVGNRGIAGNWEWWSFGIAHLVMIYIFARLWRRSEIVTDAELTELRYGGRTAAILRGTKAFLFAVPINCIAIGYAMLAMIKVVDALELWQSLGIEPGENLKILSVVGVSVLVLIYSGFAGLWGVVTTDFFQFFLALFGAIVVAIAAVSHVGGIHVLVPEVQQMTGHDILSFFPITDNFRWSETAGITANTFFAYIFLQWWTFRRSDGGGEFVQRLAASKDEAEAEKAAWLFNILHYVIRTWPWILVALVAIVVYPDLSDRELGYPKLMLDFLPPVMLGLVVTSLLAAFMSTVSTSINWGASYLTNDLYQRFIRPNAQQSELVLAGRIASVVVTALGAMAAFFSQDVATVFRLVIAIGTGPGLVLILRWFWWRINAIAELTAMVGGFIVGLTTSIVPIIQIEEFGLRLLVTTIITSVLWITALLVTPPESEATLDEFYRRVRPAGPGWQRQQESTGLLPIQNLGQDIKRVFAAILLLFGTMFAIGGFLLLQPLTGWVSLIIAVGGAMLLRQLNRKKAVPMPRPGLDDQDDDSK comes from the coding sequence ATGCAACAGGTTGATTGGTTGATAGTTCTGCTCTACCTGATTGGTTCAATGGGATTAGGACTTTATCTCTCACGCAAAGCATCAGGGAGTTTAGTTGATTTTTTCGTTTCTGGGCGATCGCTTCCTTGGTGGTTAGCCGGTACAAGTATGGCAGCGACAACGTTTTCCATTGATACACCCCTTTATATTGCTGGGGTTGTGGGTAATCGAGGCATTGCCGGAAACTGGGAATGGTGGAGTTTTGGCATCGCCCATCTGGTGATGATTTATATCTTTGCCCGATTGTGGCGACGTTCGGAAATTGTCACCGACGCGGAATTGACTGAACTGCGTTATGGCGGACGAACAGCCGCAATTTTACGGGGAACCAAAGCCTTTTTATTTGCCGTACCGATTAATTGTATTGCCATTGGCTACGCTATGCTTGCCATGATTAAAGTGGTGGATGCCTTGGAACTTTGGCAGAGTTTGGGGATTGAACCGGGGGAAAATCTGAAAATTTTGAGTGTGGTTGGTGTTAGTGTTTTGGTTTTAATTTACTCAGGTTTTGCGGGGCTTTGGGGTGTAGTCACTACCGATTTTTTCCAGTTCTTTTTAGCACTATTTGGGGCAATTGTTGTCGCGATCGCAGCGGTGAGTCATGTCGGTGGAATTCATGTCCTTGTGCCAGAAGTGCAGCAGATGACTGGACATGATATATTATCCTTTTTTCCGATAACTGATAATTTTCGCTGGAGTGAAACCGCCGGGATTACCGCCAATACCTTTTTTGCCTATATCTTTCTCCAGTGGTGGACGTTTCGTCGGAGTGATGGTGGTGGGGAATTCGTGCAACGTTTAGCGGCGTCTAAGGATGAAGCGGAGGCAGAAAAAGCCGCTTGGTTATTTAATATTCTCCATTATGTGATCAGAACTTGGCCCTGGATACTCGTGGCGCTGGTGGCGATTGTCGTCTATCCCGATTTATCCGACCGAGAATTGGGTTATCCTAAACTGATGCTGGATTTCCTTCCCCCGGTGATGTTGGGGTTAGTGGTTACGTCTCTACTGGCTGCGTTTATGAGTACGGTATCTACATCGATTAACTGGGGCGCATCTTATTTAACCAATGACCTGTATCAGCGCTTTATCAGACCGAATGCTCAACAGTCAGAGTTGGTGTTAGCGGGGCGGATTGCTTCAGTGGTGGTGACGGCATTAGGGGCGATGGCGGCGTTCTTTTCTCAGGATGTGGCAACCGTATTTCGGTTAGTGATTGCCATTGGCACCGGTCCTGGCTTAGTCTTAATCTTACGCTGGTTTTGGTGGCGAATTAACGCCATAGCTGAACTGACGGCAATGGTGGGTGGGTTTATTGTCGGGTTAACCACCAGTATCGTCCCGATTATTCAGATTGAGGAGTTTGGTTTGCGTTTACTGGTGACGACAATTATTACCAGTGTGTTATGGATTACAGCCCTGTTAGTGACGCCGCCAGAATCGGAGGCAACTCTAGATGAATTTTATCGTCGGGTGCGTCCAGCCGGTCCGGGTTGGCAACGTCAACAGGAAAGCACGGGATTACTACCGATTCAAAACCTGGGACAGGATATTAAACGGGTATTTGCCGCCATTTTATTGTTGTTTGGTACTATGTTTGCAATCGGAGGATTTCTGCTGCTACAACCCCTGACGGGTTGGGTGTCCCTGATTATTGCTGTGGGTGGGGCAATGTTGCTGCGTCAGCTTAATCGGAAAAAAGCTGTACCGATGCCTAGACCGGGATTAGATGATCAAGACGATGATTCCAAGTAG
- a CDS encoding GNAT family N-acetyltransferase, giving the protein MYHCSPRFQTRHGASVVCETLSVKPAPTTTPLLPYCDQMRTSLIPGYQLRVGSRLEKATLLKFLQLSYQELFPQQQDFSHLEETIRRYFCQDTPLWWVDLANPEGDAAPSNQPIAGLWLGNAVDQVSGDRHAHVFLLYVMPEHRRRGIGSALMYHAENWARVRGDRQIGLQVFESNPSAVRLYEKLGFQTQSLWMVKPLSG; this is encoded by the coding sequence ATGTATCATTGCTCCCCCCGCTTCCAGACGCGCCATGGCGCGTCTGTTGTCTGCGAAACGTTATCGGTAAAACCCGCCCCTACAACCACACCCCTGCTCCCTTATTGCGATCAGATGCGTACATCATTAATACCGGGTTATCAGCTACGAGTTGGCTCTCGACTGGAAAAGGCAACCTTGTTGAAGTTTCTCCAACTGAGTTATCAAGAGCTTTTCCCGCAACAGCAAGATTTTTCTCATTTAGAAGAGACAATACGACGGTATTTTTGTCAAGACACACCGTTATGGTGGGTAGACTTAGCCAATCCTGAAGGTGACGCCGCACCATCAAATCAACCTATCGCTGGTTTATGGCTGGGAAATGCCGTTGATCAGGTCAGTGGCGATCGCCATGCCCATGTTTTTTTACTCTACGTGATGCCAGAGCATCGGCGTCGGGGTATTGGTTCGGCACTGATGTATCATGCTGAAAACTGGGCTAGAGTTCGGGGCGATCGCCAAATTGGGTTGCAAGTGTTTGAGTCAAATCCGTCGGCTGTGCGCCTTTACGAGAAGTTAGGGTTCCAAACCCAGTCCCTTTGGATGGTGAAACCGCTGTCTGGATAA
- a CDS encoding HEAT repeat domain-containing protein, producing the protein MYDNNELRLIEAAGELDSPLDEIEPIDDHAEATQPDPEAMLALLTAPETPQRMLAARAFCELQDERAIPHLINLLNDVCPLVRVSAAYALGRNPDPTAVDPLIEQLNRDWNGYVRKGVVWALGNCRDRKALPSLIDALCTDISAVRLWAASSLAQMAKLDYEDIVACVPPLITALKQDPMAAVRSNCAWSLGQLCRELPSNAIYAGAVDGLIEAFAEDEDMGVREDAKAALLRVGDPRALQMIEEIELDGLF; encoded by the coding sequence ATGTATGATAATAACGAGCTAAGATTAATCGAGGCGGCAGGTGAGCTAGACAGCCCTCTGGATGAAATCGAGCCAATTGATGACCACGCAGAAGCGACTCAACCCGATCCAGAAGCGATGCTGGCTCTGCTAACCGCCCCAGAAACGCCCCAACGGATGCTGGCGGCGCGGGCTTTTTGTGAACTTCAAGATGAACGGGCAATTCCCCATCTGATTAATTTGTTAAACGATGTCTGTCCGTTGGTACGGGTGAGTGCGGCTTATGCATTAGGACGCAATCCTGATCCAACAGCCGTCGATCCTTTAATAGAGCAACTGAACCGGGATTGGAATGGGTATGTGCGTAAAGGGGTCGTTTGGGCATTAGGTAATTGCCGCGATCGCAAAGCATTGCCCAGCTTGATTGATGCCTTATGTACAGATATCTCTGCCGTGCGTTTGTGGGCAGCAAGTTCCCTGGCACAGATGGCAAAGCTAGACTATGAGGATATCGTCGCCTGTGTTCCCCCATTAATTACTGCCTTAAAGCAAGACCCCATGGCAGCAGTACGCAGTAACTGTGCTTGGTCATTAGGGCAGCTTTGTCGAGAACTCCCCTCGAATGCTATCTATGCAGGTGCAGTTGACGGTTTAATTGAAGCCTTTGCCGAAGATGAAGATATGGGCGTGCGGGAAGATGCTAAAGCGGCTCTGTTGAGAGTGGGCGATCCCCGTGCCTTACAGATGATTGAGGAAATTGAGCTAGACGGATTGTTTTAG
- a CDS encoding general stress protein, which translates to MAVAQSQLRHAIGVFPSRQQAENALMELRDRGFDLDRVSVIAKDASLNEKIGGTDLHKSGGNQAGKGAKAGAAAGGTVGGFLGLIGGLGVLAIPGVGAATELGIVLANTLLGGVIGGAGGGLVGALIGWGIPEDAAKHYDERVSVGDYVVIVEGTETEILNMQPIFQNRGIQDWAIYNAPGVNTNPQMGTRV; encoded by the coding sequence ATGGCTGTAGCACAATCACAATTAAGACATGCAATTGGCGTCTTTCCTAGTCGTCAACAGGCAGAAAATGCGCTCATGGAACTCAGAGATAGGGGATTCGATCTGGATCGAGTTTCCGTGATTGCTAAAGACGCTAGCCTCAATGAGAAAATTGGCGGTACGGATCTCCATAAAAGCGGTGGCAACCAGGCGGGAAAAGGCGCAAAAGCAGGTGCCGCTGCTGGCGGTACGGTAGGCGGTTTCCTCGGTTTAATTGGTGGTCTAGGCGTATTAGCAATTCCTGGAGTCGGTGCAGCTACAGAATTAGGAATTGTTTTAGCGAATACCCTCTTAGGAGGTGTTATTGGTGGCGCTGGTGGTGGTTTAGTTGGTGCCTTGATTGGTTGGGGAATCCCCGAAGATGCTGCTAAACATTATGATGAACGAGTTTCCGTCGGCGATTACGTGGTGATTGTAGAGGGTACAGAAACCGAGATCCTGAATATGCAACCCATTTTCCAAAATCGAGGAATTCAGGATTGGGCTATCTATAATGCACCTGGCGTCAATACCAATCCTCAGATGGGTACCAGGGTATAG
- a CDS encoding pentapeptide repeat-containing protein, whose product MSPQTNEDYLALLRQGVEVWNAWKAHHPDIRPNLSFATGKGVAIQGAKLSGVDLSRANLSQADLSKADLIGANLSEAYLSEAYLSEADLIGANLTAADLRNADLISANLIGANLNNIYLSGADLTKANLSGADLVGAKLIGAKLSGTNLSGANLSGANLSGAHLVGANLRGTNLKGANCSQANLRGVNLQRCKAFNTDFHQAIFTAACLEDWHINSGTNLAEVICEYVYLQTNQHERCPHQGTFAPGEFTRVFQVPLETVNLTFRNGIDWQAFFAAFQACQVQDGSNILTIQSLENRPDGVLTIRIAIPIDANRLEVEHFLNREYDAQLEVIDKDYRYQLQVKYEQVATYRQQSANLTEILQRLAEKTVNPAQTINVEARRLVEPLTPYPSNQGESMENCPSGNSAIAPAYTLEQKQRLTDTATKIQKLLQQLDQTYPTNTPLEKQRVVIEVLERIEQNPMLKASVVEGLKGVQTEVLKELIDHPLVNVLLAALEEYQTIH is encoded by the coding sequence ATGTCTCCACAGACGAATGAAGACTATCTTGCCTTACTCAGGCAAGGGGTGGAGGTATGGAATGCGTGGAAAGCGCACCACCCGGATATCCGACCCAATCTCAGCTTTGCTACGGGTAAGGGCGTTGCCATCCAAGGGGCGAAACTCAGTGGCGTTGATTTGAGTCGGGCAAATCTAAGTCAGGCAGATTTGAGTAAAGCGGATCTGATTGGCGCAAACCTGAGTGAAGCATATTTGAGTGAGGCATATTTGAGTGAGGCGGATTTGATCGGTGCAAACCTCACAGCAGCCGATCTGAGAAATGCTGACTTAATTAGTGCCAATCTCATTGGTGCGAACCTGAATAACATCTATCTTAGTGGTGCTGATTTGACTAAAGCCAACCTCAGTGGTGCTGATTTAGTGGGGGCAAAATTGATTGGCGCTAAACTGAGTGGAACCAATCTGAGTGGGGCGAATCTGAGTGGGGCGAATCTCAGTGGTGCCCACCTTGTTGGTGCAAACCTGAGGGGGACGAATCTCAAGGGTGCTAATTGTAGTCAAGCCAATCTGCGGGGCGTCAACTTACAACGCTGCAAAGCCTTCAACACCGATTTTCACCAAGCCATATTCACCGCCGCCTGTCTGGAAGACTGGCACATCAATAGCGGGACAAATTTAGCCGAGGTGATTTGTGAGTATGTTTACTTACAAACAAATCAACACGAACGCTGTCCCCATCAGGGAACATTTGCCCCGGGAGAATTCACTAGGGTTTTTCAAGTTCCCTTAGAAACGGTTAATTTAACGTTCCGCAATGGTATTGATTGGCAAGCGTTCTTTGCCGCTTTCCAAGCCTGTCAAGTCCAGGATGGGAGTAACATCCTCACGATTCAATCCTTAGAAAATCGCCCTGATGGGGTATTAACCATCCGGATTGCCATTCCTATCGATGCCAATCGGTTGGAGGTTGAGCATTTCCTTAATCGTGAGTACGATGCCCAACTTGAGGTGATTGATAAAGACTATCGTTATCAGTTACAGGTGAAATATGAGCAAGTGGCTACCTATCGTCAGCAGAGTGCCAACTTAACCGAGATTCTGCAACGGTTGGCGGAGAAAACCGTGAATCCTGCTCAAACGATTAATGTAGAGGCAAGACGGTTAGTTGAACCCCTCACGCCTTACCCGTCTAATCAGGGTGAGTCCATGGAAAATTGTCCCTCTGGAAATTCTGCGATCGCACCTGCTTATACTCTAGAACAAAAGCAACGACTGACCGATACCGCAACCAAAATTCAAAAGTTACTCCAGCAGCTCGATCAAACCTATCCCACGAATACGCCTCTGGAAAAACAACGGGTGGTTATTGAGGTGCTAGAGAGGATTGAGCAGAATCCGATGCTGAAAGCTTCAGTCGTTGAAGGCTTAAAAGGCGTGCAGACTGAGGTATTAAAAGAATTGATTGATCATCCTTTAGTCAATGTACTGCTGGCAGCGTTAGAAGAGTATCAGACAATACATTAA